One Vigna unguiculata cultivar IT97K-499-35 chromosome 7, ASM411807v1, whole genome shotgun sequence genomic region harbors:
- the LOC114192301 gene encoding ABC transporter C family member 10-like, with protein sequence MEKFCSMFCGEAGCSVPGGNACIYDFEFLKDPSSCINHLLFICIDVLLLIMISFAILKKSSEKPSQGVIRVQSYSKLQLVSAIANGSLGLIHLCSGIWLLEENLRKAQTAFPLDWWILEFIQGITWLLLGFTISLQLKNLPRAWLFMFSVVIFLVSGILCVLSLIYSIDNRKLSLKIFLDVLSFPGIILLLLCIYKESKCRDTERENSGSLYTPLTEETNKDDSVGYVTLFSKAGFFSRMSFWWMNPLMKRGKEKILQEEDIPKLREEDQAESCYFLFLDQLNRQKQKEPSSQPSVLTTIVMCYWKEILISGLFALLKVITLSCGPLLLNSFILVAEGHGSFKYEGYVLAISLVFTKIIESLSQRQWYFRTRLIGIKVRSLLIAAIYKKQLRLSNAARLTHSGGEIMNYVNVDANRIGEFPYWFHQTWTTSVQLCIALVVLFRAVGLATFASLAVIVLTVLCNTPLAKLQHKFQRKLMVAQDERLKATSEALVSMKVLKLYAWETNFRNAIEKLRDVELERLSVVQLRRSYSNFLFWASPVLVSAASFGACYLLDVPLHANNVFTFVATLRLVQDPIRTIPDVIGVVIQAKVAFARIVKFLEAPELQSENARRGFSEDTRGSILINSANFSWEDNMSKPTLRNINLEVRPGKKVAICGEVGSGKSTLLAAILREVPITRGTIEVHGKFAYVSQTAWIQTGTIRENILFGAAMDAEKYQETLHRSSLIKDLELFPHGDLTEIGERGVNLSGGQKQRIQLARALYQNADIYLLDDPCSAVDAHTATNLLNDYIMEGLAGKTVLLVTHQVDFLPAFDSVLLMSNGEIIQAAPYHHLLSSSQEFQDLVNAHKETAGSDKLVDVTSSSRNSNTVTEISKIQMENQCETSQGTQLIKKEERERGNRGFKPHLQYLTQNKGYIYFSVASISHLIFTIGQIFQNLWMASSVDNPYVSTLKLIAVYLLIGFISACFLFIRSLVVVAMSIRTSKSLLLQLLDSLFRAPMSFYDSTPLGRILSRVSSDLSTVDLDVPFGLIFAVGATTTCYSNLAVIAAITWQVLFISVPMLYIAFRLQRYYYATAKELMRMNGTTKSYVANHLAESIAGVVTIRAFEEEDRFFAKNLDLIDVNASPYFHTYAANEWLMLRLETISAVVFASAALCMVVLPPGTFNSGFIGMALSYGLSLNSSLVFSIQNQCTLANQIISVERLNQYMHIPSEAPEVIEGNRPPTNWPAEGKVEIHDLKIRYQPDSPLVLRGITCTFEGGHKIGVVGRTGSGKSTLIGALFRLVEPAGGKIVVDGIDICSIGLHDLRSRFGIIPQDPTLFNGTVRYNLDPLAHHSDQEIWEVLGKCQLREVVEEKEEGLDSSVVEAGANWSMGQRQLFCLGRALLRKSRILVLDEATASIDNATDLILQKTIKGEFADCTVITVAHRIPTVMDCTKVVAIHEGELVEYDEPMNLMKREESLFGQLVKEYWSHLQAAESH encoded by the exons ATGGAGAAGTTTTGCAGCATGTTTTGTGGGGAAGCTGGTTGTTCAGTGCCAGGAGGGAATGCTTGCATTTATGATTTTGAGTTTCTGAAAGATCCATCCTCGTGTATCAACCATTTGCTATTCATTTGCATTGATGTGTTGCTGCTGATCATGATCTCATTTGCGATCCTCAAGAAGTCGTCAGAGAAACCATCTCAGGGTGTAATCAGAGTGCAAAGTTATTCCAAATTGCAGCTAGTGTCTGCCATAGCCAATGGATCTCTGGGGCTGATACATTTGTGCTCAGGCATTTGGCTTTTAGAGGAGAATCTGAGGAAAGCACAAACAGCTTTTCCTCTTGATTGGTGGATCCTAGAATTCATTCAGGGAATCACTTGGTTGCTGCTGGGTTTTACAATAAGTCTTCAGCTGAAAAATCTTCCAAGAGCATGgttatttatgttttctgttGTAATCTTCTTGGTTTCTGGTATTCTCTGTGTTTTATCCTTGATTTATTCAATTGACAACAGAAAACTATCCCTGAAAATATTTCTAGATGTTTTATCTTTTCCAGGGATAATTCTGTTGCTATTGTGCATTTACAAGGAATCTAAGTGCAGAGACACTGAGAGAGAAAACAGTGGAAGTCTGTATACCCCTTTAACAGAAGAGACCAATAAAGATGACTCTGTTGGTTATGTCACACTATTTTCAAAAGCTGGATTCTTCAGCAGGATGTCATTTTGGTGGATGAATCCATTGATGAAAAGGGGTAAGGAGAAAATACTTCAGGAAGAGGATATTCCAAAGTTGAGAGAAGAAGATCAAGCAGAAAGTTGTTATTTTCTGTTTCTAGACCAATTGAACAGACAGAAACAGAAAGAACCATCATCGCAGCCATCAGTTTTGACGACAATAGTCATGTGCTACTGGAAGGAGATTTTGATATCAGGATTATTTGCTTTGTTAAAGGTAATCACTCTCTCTTGTGGCCCTTTGCTTCTGAATTCCTTTATATTGGTTGCCGAGGGTCATGGGAGTTTCAAATATGAAGGCTATGTATTGGCCATATCACTGGTCTTCACAAAGATCATAGAATCCTTATCACAAAGACAGTGGTACTTCCGCACCAGACTCATTGGTATTAAAGTTAGATCATTGCTCATTGCAGCAATTTATAAAAAGCAACTAAGGTTGTCCAATGCTGCAAGATTGACGCACTCTGGTGGTGAGATAATGAACTATGTGAATGTGGATGCTAATAGAATTGGAGAGTTTCCCTATTGGTTTCACCAGACGTGGACAACAAGCGTTCAGCTATGTATTGCACTGGTGGTGCTTTTCCGTGCTGTTGGACTGGCAACATTTGCCTCATTGGCGGTGATAGTTCTAACTGTGCTCTGCAATACTCCACTTGCTAAGTTGCAGCATAAGTTTCAGAGAAAACTTATGGTGGCACAAGATGAGAGATTGAAGGCCACTTCCGAGGCTCTTGTCAGCATGAAGGTTTTGAAGCTATATGCGTGGGAAACCAATTTCAGAAATGCAATTGAAAAGTTGAGGGATGTGGAACTCGAAAGGTTGTCTGTGGTGCAATTGAGAAGGTCATATAGCAACTTTCTCTTTTGGGCTTCACCTGTTTTGGTCTCTGCTGCTTCCTTCGGGGCATGTTACTTGCTTGATGTTCCTTTGCATGCAAATAATGTTTTCACTTTTGTAGCAACTTTACGCCTTGTTCAAGATCCTATTAGAACAATTCCTGATGTAATTGGAGTGGTGATTCAAGCAAAAGTTGCATTTGCAAGGATTGTAAAATTTCTTGAGGCGCCTGAACTGCAAAGTGAAAATGCTAGGAGAGGTTTCAGTGAGGATACGAGGGGCTCAATTTTGATCAATTCGGCTAACTTTTCATGGGAAGATAACATGTCAAAACCAACACTGAGAAACATAAATTTGGAGGTTAGACCGGGGAAAAAAGTAGCAATCTGTGGAGAAGTTGGCTCAGGAAAATCAACCCTTTTAGCAGCAATTCTCAGAGAAGTTCCTATTACTCGTGGAACT ATTGAAGTTCATGGGAAATTTGCCTATGTTTCTCAAACAGCATGGATACAGACAGGTACAATACGTGAGAATATATTGTTTGGAGCAGCCATGGATGCTGAAAAATATCAAGAAACACTTCATAGGTCTTCACTGATAAAGGACCTTGAGCTGTTTCCACACGGTGATCTCACTGAAATAGGGGAGAGAGGAGTTAACCTGAGTGGAGGTCAGAAGCAGCGAATTCAACTTGCTCGCGCTCTTTATCAGAATGCAGATATTTATCTCTTGGATGATCCATGCAGTGCTGTTGATGCACACACTGCTACAAATTTGCTCAAt GATTACATCATGGAAGGACTTGCAGGGAAGACGGTCTTACTTGTGACTCATCAAGTTGATTTTCTTCCAGCCTTTGATTctgttttg TTGATGTCAAATGGGGAAATCATACAAGCTGCTCCTTATCATCATCTGTTGAGTTCAAGCCAAGAATTTCAGGACCTTGTTAATGCTCACAAGGAGACAGCTGGTTCTGACAAACTAGTGGATGTTACTTCTTCTAGTAGAAATTCAAACACTGTTACAGAGATCAGTAAAATACAAATGGAGAACCAGTGTGAAACATCACAAGGCACTCAAttaataaagaaagaagaaagggaGAGAGGAAATAGAGGATTCAAACCTCACTTGCAGTATCTGACTCAGAACAAAGGATACATATACTTCTCTGTGGCTTCTATTTCTCACCTTATTTTCACAATTGGCCAGATCTTTCAGAACTTATGGATGGCTTCCAGTGTTGACAACCCTTATGTCAGCACATTGAAATTGATTGCAGTGTACTTGCTGATTGGGTTTATTTCTGCATGTTTCTTGTTCATCAGAAGTCTTGTTGTGGTTGCTATGAGTATTCGAACATCAAAATCTTTACTTTTACAGCTACTGGACTCCCTTTTTCGTGCACCCATGTCATTTTATGACTCCACACCATTGGGAAGGATTCTTAGTAGG GTCTCCTCAGATCTAAGCACTGTTGACCTTGATGTCCCATTTGGCCTTATTTTTGCTGTGGGAGCTACTACAACTTGTTATTCAAATCTTGCAGTTATAGCAGCCATTACTTGGCAAGTTCTGTTTATCTCTGTACCAATGCTTTACATAGCATTTCGCTTGCAG AGATATTACTATGCCACTGCAAAAGAATTGATGCGGATGAATGGCACGACAAAATCTTATGTGGCTAATCATCTTGCTGAATCTATCGCTGGAGTTGTGACAATAAGGGCTTTTGAAGAGGAAGATCGTTTTTTTGCTAAGAATCTTGATCTAATTGATGTCAATGCCAGTCCTTACTTTCATACCTATGCAGCAAATGAATGGTTGATGCTAAGGTTAGAAACAATCAGTGCAGTGGTTTTTGCATCTGCAGCACTCTGCATGGTGGTACTTCCACCTGGGACTTTCAACTCTG GGTTTATTGGCATGGCTCTGTCATATGGTCTTTCATTAAACTCTTCCCTAGTGTTTTCAATTCAAAACCAATGCACTCTAGCGAATCAAATCATATCAGTAGAGAGGCTAAATCAATACATGCATATACCAAGTGAGGCCCCAGAAGTGATAGAGGGAAATCGTCCCCCTACTAATTGGCCAGCTGAGGGAAAAGTAGAAATTCATGATTTGAAG ATAAGGTACCAGCCTGATTCACCACTAGTACTGCGTGGGATCACATGCACATTTGAAGGAGGGCACAAGATTGGTGTTGTTGGCAGAACAGGAAGTGGAAAGTCCACTCTTATAGGGGCCCTATTCCGTCTGGTAGAACCTGCTGGTGGAAAAATAGTAGTTGATGGCATAGACATTTGTTCTATTGGACTTCATGATTTGAGGTCACGCTTTGGTATCATACCTCAGGATCCTACTCTTTTCAATGGAACTGTCAGATACAATTTGGACCCCTTAGCTCACCACTCTGAtcaagagatatgggag GTTCTTGGGAAATGTCAGTTGAGAGAAGTTgttgaagagaaagaagaggGGTTGGATTCTTCAG TTGTTGAGGCTGGGGCAAATTGGAGCATGGGGCAACGACAGTTATTCTGCTTGGGGCGTGCCCTTTTGAGGAAAAGTCGGATACTAGTGCTTGATGAAGCAACTGCATCAATTGATAATGCAACTGATTTGATTCTGCAGAAAACAATTAAGGGAGAGTTTGCAGATTGTACTGTAATCACTGTAGCCCACAGAATACCAACTGTGATGGACTGCACTAAGGTTGTGGCCATCCATGAAG GAGAATTGGTGGAATATGACGAGCCAATGAACTTGATGAAGAGAGAAGAATCACTGTTTGGACAGCTTGTGAAGGAATACTGGTCTCATTTGCAGGCTGCAGAATCACACTAA